In Fluviispira sanaruensis, a genomic segment contains:
- a CDS encoding MotA/TolQ/ExbB proton channel family protein: MLNDIFMMYRNGEVIPYVLLAIVAVGYIIIFEKFIVLQFVYRINFEKYNTQMKKMLTANDMERARNFSRATSRTTVPMLAIKAIDAYETDPMRVRSAVSEESLRFFPRIRRRINQLPNLAATCVLLGAIAAVQGIWGSFHMVEGLELGIKSFAFSSGLSHALLPLTISLVSAVVLMLPFGILDAIAWRLEAEMEHSLCVILNILSPEMQPMFAGGGGSSSNNNNSNDDSQGGGYSPSSGGMDSDDDMDDKPRRAGNESGAGSLQEVPDEEEII, encoded by the coding sequence ATGTTAAATGATATATTTATGATGTATCGGAATGGTGAAGTCATCCCTTATGTACTACTCGCAATTGTTGCTGTTGGATATATAATCATCTTCGAAAAATTTATTGTTCTTCAATTTGTTTACCGCATAAATTTTGAAAAATACAATACACAAATGAAAAAAATGCTCACTGCAAATGATATGGAAAGAGCTAGAAATTTTAGTCGTGCAACTTCGAGAACGACTGTCCCCATGCTTGCTATCAAAGCTATCGATGCTTATGAAACCGATCCCATGCGTGTTCGTTCTGCAGTCTCTGAAGAGAGCTTAAGATTTTTCCCACGCATACGTAGACGTATCAACCAACTACCGAATTTAGCAGCCACCTGTGTGCTTTTAGGCGCCATTGCCGCAGTTCAGGGAATTTGGGGTTCATTTCATATGGTCGAAGGTCTTGAGCTCGGAATAAAAAGCTTTGCCTTTTCTTCTGGACTTTCCCATGCATTGTTACCTTTGACTATCTCCCTCGTGTCAGCTGTTGTCCTTATGTTACCTTTTGGAATTTTGGACGCAATTGCTTGGAGACTTGAAGCAGAAATGGAACACAGTTTATGTGTAATTCTTAATATTCTATCACCAGAAATGCAACCAATGTTTGCGGGTGGTGGTGGTAGCTCATCAAACAATAACAATTCAAATGATGATTCGCAGGGCGGAGGATATTCTCCTTCTTCTGGTGGCATGGATTCGGATGACGACATGGATGACAAACCAAGGAGAGCAGGAAATGAAAGCGGGGCGGGTAGTCTACAAGAAGTTCCTGACGAAGAAGAAATTATCTAG
- a CDS encoding 5-formyltetrahydrofolate cyclo-ligase, translating into MRNLSQILSANQNSLDVSMKKTELRKILIEERKVLAENSKPQDWGARQFFRALDLLKLTVQELKKKEQENKIKVACYFPIRNELDIACFASETWLFPAITEDNQIMWFEFGDGKTEYIENKYGIKEKSEEHCFFYSENKPPLLLFVPGLAASQDGYRLGYGGGYYDRFLNKFKNNVTTVFCLPSEKFIFDSLPIDQWDEKVDLVIW; encoded by the coding sequence ATGAGAAATTTAAGCCAAATCCTTTCCGCAAATCAAAATAGCTTAGATGTTTCAATGAAAAAGACGGAATTGAGAAAAATACTTATCGAAGAAAGAAAAGTTCTTGCAGAAAACTCTAAACCACAAGATTGGGGAGCGCGGCAATTTTTTAGGGCATTAGATTTGTTAAAATTAACTGTGCAAGAATTAAAGAAGAAAGAGCAAGAAAATAAAATTAAGGTGGCTTGTTATTTTCCAATTCGCAATGAACTCGATATTGCTTGTTTTGCTTCAGAAACCTGGCTATTTCCTGCTATAACAGAAGATAATCAAATAATGTGGTTTGAATTCGGGGATGGAAAAACAGAATATATTGAAAATAAATATGGAATAAAAGAAAAAAGCGAAGAACATTGCTTTTTTTATTCGGAGAATAAGCCGCCACTATTGTTATTTGTTCCAGGTTTAGCAGCGTCGCAGGACGGTTATCGACTTGGCTACGGAGGCGGTTATTATGATAGATTTCTTAATAAATTTAAGAATAATGTAACAACGGTATTTTGCTTACCCTCAGAAAAATTTATTTTTGATAGCTTACCCATTGATCAATGGGATGAGAAAGTAGATCTTGTAATTTGGTAA
- a CDS encoding DNA methyltransferase: MVATLSFLGKELAANLAIEKPLHVYHELGSSILLSQNIILNNNILIRSENLEALKFLHISHTKFNIIYIDPPYNTGLKLTYKDNFKSPLENQDAWLCMIYPRIILAHKILQENGVIFVSIDDRENANLTILMREVFGINNHIGTIKWRKKNKPSFLDKHLGSVIEYILVFAKNKKKLLKLVGEKSTEISRPVLNFTNPISNRILLAGTKAKCKDGVYPKGMYTNRTLSLELKQEAVIKNGTLLQSTEVSGKFRVSQEILDKSVFITKTFGLRRSILESEQVQRHATDDATLNFESNEDAETQLKSLFNGEKVFDFPKPVGLLKHLISMYQTENENEKILCLDFFAGSATLAQAVYDLNFIKQNKYLFCCVQSDEKINKSVNYNGLHTVADIAQQRIKAIEEKYKIFPRCKIFTTKSQKN, encoded by the coding sequence ATGGTAGCTACTCTTTCTTTTTTAGGCAAAGAACTGGCAGCAAACCTTGCTATTGAAAAACCCCTACATGTCTATCATGAATTGGGGTCTTCTATTCTTTTATCTCAAAATATTATTTTAAATAATAATATCCTCATCCGTAGTGAAAATCTTGAAGCACTTAAATTTCTACATATCTCTCATACCAAATTTAATATTATTTATATAGATCCTCCATATAATACAGGATTAAAATTAACTTATAAAGATAATTTTAAATCTCCTTTAGAAAATCAGGATGCTTGGCTTTGCATGATTTATCCACGTATTATTTTAGCACATAAAATTTTGCAGGAGAATGGTGTTATTTTTGTTTCAATAGATGATCGTGAAAATGCAAATTTAACAATCTTAATGCGTGAAGTTTTTGGTATCAATAATCATATTGGCACTATTAAGTGGCGCAAAAAAAATAAGCCCTCATTCTTGGATAAACATTTAGGGAGCGTCATTGAATATATTCTTGTTTTTGCAAAAAATAAGAAAAAATTATTGAAATTAGTTGGAGAAAAAAGCACTGAAATAAGCCGCCCTGTACTCAATTTTACCAACCCAATTTCAAACCGCATCTTACTTGCCGGAACAAAAGCCAAATGTAAAGATGGGGTTTATCCAAAAGGGATGTACACAAATCGCACTCTCAGTTTAGAACTAAAACAAGAAGCTGTGATTAAAAATGGAACACTATTACAAAGCACTGAAGTCAGCGGTAAATTCAGAGTATCCCAAGAAATTCTTGACAAAAGTGTTTTTATTACAAAAACTTTTGGCTTAAGAAGAAGTATTCTTGAAAGTGAACAGGTACAGAGGCACGCTACAGATGACGCCACCCTCAATTTTGAAAGCAATGAAGATGCTGAAACGCAACTAAAATCTTTATTCAACGGAGAAAAAGTCTTTGACTTTCCAAAACCTGTTGGACTTTTAAAACATCTCATATCTATGTATCAAACAGAAAATGAAAATGAAAAAATTCTCTGCCTTGATTTCTTTGCTGGCAGTGCAACTCTTGCCCAAGCTGTCTATGATTTGAATTTTATAAAACAAAATAAATATTTATTTTGTTGTGTACAAAGTGATGAAAAAATAAATAAATCTGTAAATTATAACGGTTTACACACAGTCGCTGATATAGCACAACAACGCATAAAAGCTATTGAAGAGAAGTACAAAATTTTTCCTAGATGCAAAATTTTCACAACAAAAAGTCAAAAAAATTAA